A genomic region of Cyprinus carpio isolate SPL01 chromosome B13, ASM1834038v1, whole genome shotgun sequence contains the following coding sequences:
- the LOC109060962 gene encoding cytochrome c oxidase subunit 7A-related protein, mitochondrial-like translates to MYYKVSGVTGKLTGVTAASAYSPQGLKPTVPSQAPPMIFAVPTKVVSETGSVAHYMGINKVPELQKIFQKTDGAPVHLKRGVMDKMLYRTTMGLTIGGTLYCLMALYIAAQPRKPQ, encoded by the exons ATGTATTATAAGGTCAGCGGAGTCACTGGGAAATTAACGGGAGTGACAGCAGCGTCCGCTTACAGCCCGCAG GGGCTGAAGCCCACGGTTCCCTCTCAGGCTCCTCCCATGATCTTTGCGGTACCCACCAAGGTTGTTTCAGAGACCGGGTCAGTGGCTCACTACATGGGAATCAACAAAGTTCCTGAGCTGCAGAAGATTTTCCAG AAAACTGATGGAGCACCGGTTCACCTGAAGCGTGGAGTCATGGACAAAATGCTGTATAGGACCACGATGGGCTTGACGATTGGCGGCACCCTCTACTGTTTAATGGCCCTCTATATCGCTGCCCAGCCCCGAAAACCACAGTGA
- the LOC122139387 gene encoding potassium voltage-gated channel subfamily G member 3-like isoform X1 produces the protein MKFGKSVCIINVGGTKYAFPKDVIKDFPLRRVSRLHSCASEREVLEVCDDYDRERNEFFFDRHSEAFGFIMLYVKYGKLRFVPHMCELSFYNEMIYWGLESSHLEFCCQRRLDDRMSDTYTHFTEEHHETDDEFRTDASSNGKRDSKWLERMRRTFEEPTSSLAAQILASVSVIFVIVSMVMLCASTLPDWKTAESNIVEEHRYTDSLEHPSGIIEAVCIGWFTAECIVRFIVSRDKCEFVRRPLNIIDLLAITPYYISVTMTVLTGENSQLQRAGVTLRVLRMMRIFWVIKLARHFLGLQTLGLTLKRCYREMVMLLVFICVAMAIFGALAQLLEHGLDLESGNEEYASIPAACWWVIISMTTVGYGDMYPITVPGRVLGGLCVVSGIVLLALPITFIYHSFVQCYHELKFRSARCTRSLSAEFLN, from the exons ATGAAGTTCGGCAAAAGCGTCTGTATCATAAACGTGGGTGGCACCAAGTATGCTTTTCCAAAGGACGTAATCAAGGATTTCCCTTTGAGGAGAGTGAGTCGTCTCCACAGTTGCGCCTCGGAGAGAGAAGTGCTGGAAGTGTGCGATGATTACGATAGAGAGAGGAACGAGTTCTTCTTTGACAGACATTCAGAAGCGTTCGGGTTCATTATGCTGTACGTGAAGTACGGCAAACTGCGCTTCGTCCCGCATATGTGCGAGCTGTCGTTTTACAACGAGATGATCTACTGGGGTTTGGAAAGCTCTCATTTGGAGTTCTGCTGCCAGCGAAGACTCGACGACCGCATGTCCGACACCTACACTCACTTCACCGAGGAGCACCACGAAACGGACGATGAATTCAGGACGGATGCGTCGTCAAACGGGAAGCGGGACTCAAAGTGGCTGGAGCGAATGCGCAGGACTTTCGAAGAGCCCACCTCCTCCCTGGCCGCGCAAATTTTGGCGTCCGTGTCGGTGATTTTTGTCATTGTGTCCATGGTCATGCTTTGCGCGAGCACTCTTCCAGACTGGAAAACTGCCGAGAGCAACATAGTGGAAGAGCACAGGTACACAGACTCTTTAGAGCATCCATCCGG GATCATTGAGGCGGTGTGCATCGGTTGGTTCACGGCAGAGTGCATCGTGCGCTTCATTGTGTCCCGAGACAAGTGTGAGTTTGTGCGACGTCCGCTGAACATCATAGACCTGCTGGCCATTACCCCCTATTACATCTCTGTCACCATGACGGTTCTGACTGGAGAAAACTCTCAGCTGCAGAGGGCCGGCGTGACGCTGCGCGTGCTGCGCATGATGCGAATCTTCTGGGTCATCAAGCTAGCGCGACACTTCCTAGGGCTCCAGACTTTAGGGTTAACGTTGAAGCGCTGCTACCGTGAGATGGTCATGCTCCTGGTCTTCATTTGCGTGGCCATGGCCATATTCGGAGCGCTGGCACAACTTCTAGAGCACGGCCTGGATCTGGAGTCCGGGAACGAGGAATATGCTAGCATTCCTGCCGCCTGCTGGTGGGTTATTATCTCCATGACCACTGTTGGCTATGGAGACATGTACCCCATCACTGTGCCGGGACGTGTGCTTGGTGGCCTGTGCGTCGTGAGTGGAATAGTGCTGCTGGCTCTTCCGATCACCTTCATCTACCACAGCTTTGTACAGTGCTACCACGAACTCAAGTTCCGCTCGGCTCGCTGCACCCGAAGCCTGTCTGCTGAGTTCCTCAACTGA
- the LOC122139387 gene encoding potassium voltage-gated channel subfamily G member 3-like isoform X2, whose amino-acid sequence MKFGKSVCIINVGGTKYAFPKDVIKDFPLRRVSRLHSCASEREVLEVCDDYDRERNEFFFDRHSEAFGFIMLYVKYGKLRFVPHMCELSFYNEMIYWGLESSHLEFCCQRRLDDRMSDTYTHFTEEHHETDDEFRTDASSNGKRDSKWLERMRRTFEEPTSSLAAQILASVSVIFVIVSMVMLCASTLPDWKTAESNIVEEHRIIEAVCIGWFTAECIVRFIVSRDKCEFVRRPLNIIDLLAITPYYISVTMTVLTGENSQLQRAGVTLRVLRMMRIFWVIKLARHFLGLQTLGLTLKRCYREMVMLLVFICVAMAIFGALAQLLEHGLDLESGNEEYASIPAACWWVIISMTTVGYGDMYPITVPGRVLGGLCVVSGIVLLALPITFIYHSFVQCYHELKFRSARCTRSLSAEFLN is encoded by the exons ATGAAGTTCGGCAAAAGCGTCTGTATCATAAACGTGGGTGGCACCAAGTATGCTTTTCCAAAGGACGTAATCAAGGATTTCCCTTTGAGGAGAGTGAGTCGTCTCCACAGTTGCGCCTCGGAGAGAGAAGTGCTGGAAGTGTGCGATGATTACGATAGAGAGAGGAACGAGTTCTTCTTTGACAGACATTCAGAAGCGTTCGGGTTCATTATGCTGTACGTGAAGTACGGCAAACTGCGCTTCGTCCCGCATATGTGCGAGCTGTCGTTTTACAACGAGATGATCTACTGGGGTTTGGAAAGCTCTCATTTGGAGTTCTGCTGCCAGCGAAGACTCGACGACCGCATGTCCGACACCTACACTCACTTCACCGAGGAGCACCACGAAACGGACGATGAATTCAGGACGGATGCGTCGTCAAACGGGAAGCGGGACTCAAAGTGGCTGGAGCGAATGCGCAGGACTTTCGAAGAGCCCACCTCCTCCCTGGCCGCGCAAATTTTGGCGTCCGTGTCGGTGATTTTTGTCATTGTGTCCATGGTCATGCTTTGCGCGAGCACTCTTCCAGACTGGAAAACTGCCGAGAGCAACATAGTGGAAGAGCACAG GATCATTGAGGCGGTGTGCATCGGTTGGTTCACGGCAGAGTGCATCGTGCGCTTCATTGTGTCCCGAGACAAGTGTGAGTTTGTGCGACGTCCGCTGAACATCATAGACCTGCTGGCCATTACCCCCTATTACATCTCTGTCACCATGACGGTTCTGACTGGAGAAAACTCTCAGCTGCAGAGGGCCGGCGTGACGCTGCGCGTGCTGCGCATGATGCGAATCTTCTGGGTCATCAAGCTAGCGCGACACTTCCTAGGGCTCCAGACTTTAGGGTTAACGTTGAAGCGCTGCTACCGTGAGATGGTCATGCTCCTGGTCTTCATTTGCGTGGCCATGGCCATATTCGGAGCGCTGGCACAACTTCTAGAGCACGGCCTGGATCTGGAGTCCGGGAACGAGGAATATGCTAGCATTCCTGCCGCCTGCTGGTGGGTTATTATCTCCATGACCACTGTTGGCTATGGAGACATGTACCCCATCACTGTGCCGGGACGTGTGCTTGGTGGCCTGTGCGTCGTGAGTGGAATAGTGCTGCTGGCTCTTCCGATCACCTTCATCTACCACAGCTTTGTACAGTGCTACCACGAACTCAAGTTCCGCTCGGCTCGCTGCACCCGAAGCCTGTCTGCTGAGTTCCTCAACTGA